The nucleotide sequence CGAAGAAACTTATATATTTAGTTCTGAAACTTGTGGAATAGATTCTGTTGGAGGATTTTACGTAAGAGATTTATTTCCAGGAGAAATTATAATTGTGGATAAAAAGTCGGTTCAATTCTCTATACTTACAGAAAGAAAAAACACAAAAAGGAGAATATGTTCTTTTGAATATATTTATTTTTCTCGTCCTGATTCATTAATTGAAAATATAAATGTTTATAAAATTCGCGAAAAAAGTGGAGAAAAACTTTATGAGCAACATCCAGTAGAAGCAGATGTAGTAATTGGAGTTCCGGATTCTGGAGTTCCAGCTTCTATTGGATATTCTAAAGCTTCTGGAATTCCTTTTAAACCAATTTTAGTCAAAAACAAATATATTGGAAGATCATTTATTTTACCTAAACAAGAAATGCGAGAGAAAATGGTCAACTTGAAATTGAATCCTATATTATATGAAATAAAAGGAAAACGGATTGTTATTATTGATGATTCTATAGTTCGTGGAACGACCAGTCGTAGATTAGTTTACATATTAAGAAAAGCTGGAGCTAAAGAAATTCATTTTAGAAGTGCTTCTCCTCCTATTATAGGACCATGTTATTTAGGCGTAGACACTCCAAGTAAAAAAGATCTTATATCATATAATTATATTGATAAAAAAAATATAGCAAAAATTCTAAATGTAGATAGTTTAGAATTTTTAAGCATGGACAATTTTATAGATATTTTAGGAAGTATTCACTATTGTTTCGGTTGTTTTACTGGTAATTATCCAATTCAAAAAACTCATTAATTAATATGAAAAAAATAAACATGACTATATGCAAAATGAATAATATTTTAAAAAATACATATAATAATAGAGTTATAAGTATGTTAGATCATTTTGCAGGTTTTTATAAAATATACGAATGTGGATATAAGGAACCTATTTTAGTATCTGGTGTTGATGGAGTAGGAACTAAATTACGTTTAGCTATAGATTACAAAAAATATGATGTGATTGGAGAAGATTGTTTTGCAATGTGTGCAAATGATGTTTTATGTCATGGAGCTATTCCTTTATTTTTTTTAGATTATTTAGCTTGTGGAAAACTAGATTCTATTATTGTAGAAAAAATTGTGCAAGGAATAGCTAATTCTTGTAAAAAAACTAATACCTGTCTGATTGGGGGTGAAACCGCTGAAATGCCTGGAATTTATCAAAAAAATGATTATGATATTGCTGGATTTTGTGTAGGAATTGTAGAAAAAGATCATCTTGTAGATGGAAAAAAATTAATTCAAGAAGGAGATATTTTAATAGGTCTTCCTTCTTCTGGAGTACATAGTAATGGTTTTTCTGTAATTCGAAATATCTTTTCTGAAGAAGATTTCATGAAATCTTTTCAAGAAAAACCCTTTTATGAAACACTTTTGATTCCAACTAGAATTTATCATTTTCCTATTCACGTTTTATTAAAAAAGTTTATGATTCATGGATTATCTCATATTACTGGAGGAGGTATATCAGATAATCTATATCGAATTTTACCAAAAAATTTATCAGCTGTAGTAGAAAAAGAAAAAATACCTATTCAACCTGTTTTCAATTATATTCAAAAAAAAGCAAATTTATCAGAAAATAAAATGTGGAATACTTTTAATATGGGGGTAGGAATGATTGTAGCTGTATCTTTTGAAGAAAAAGATTCCGTTTTAGAAAAACTAAACACTCTAGGAGAGAAACCCTTTGTTTTGGGAAAAATTATAAAAGGAAATAAAAAAGTATTTTTGAAATAAAAATACCTCCATGAAAAAAATAGCGATTTTAGTTTCTGGAAAGGGGACCAATATGAAGCATATTTTAGAAGCAATAGAAAGCGGAATACTTCATAATTTTGTGGTTAATTTAGTAATTTCTGATAGATGGTGTATAGCAATACAATACGCATTAAAAAAAAATATCATAGTATTTTCTTTAATAAGAACTAATAAAAAATCTATTTCTAAAGAAATAGACAATATACTTGGGATATATATTCCAGATATTATAATTCTTTCAGGATTCCTTTCTATACTTGATGCAGAATTTTGTAAAAAATGGACGAGAAAGGTTATAAATATTCATCCTTCTCTATTACCTAAATACGGAGGAAAAGGAATGTATGGAATAAAAATACATCAAGAAGTTATAAAAAATAGGGATAAAATATCAGGAGCGACAGTTCACTATGTCACAAAAGATGTAGATTTAGGGGATATAATTTTGAAACAAACATGTAAAATTGATTCAGAGGAGACTCCAATATCTTTATCAAAAAAGATTTCTATGATAGAAAAACAAATATTAATTCAATCTATTAATCAACTTTTTTAAGTTTTATATAATTAATAATGAATGAATTAATAATATAAACATCAAAAGTAACAATTAATTAGTAGTATGAAAAGAGCTTTGATTAGTGTTTATGAGAAAAACGAAAAATTGTTTGATTTCGTCAGTTTTTTAGATAAAAAAGGATATCAAATTGTTTCTACCGGAGGTACCTATCAATATTTTATCAAAAAAGGATTATCAAACCTTATGGAGGTTTCTGATATTACTTCTTTTCCTGATATATTAGATGGAAGAGTGAAAACGATTCATCCTAATATATATGGGGGAATTTTAGCCAATCGTTCTATTGAAAAACATATGAAATATGTACGTTCTAGCAATATTCATCTCATTGATATTGTATTGGTTAATTTTTATCCATTTTTTGAAGAAATACGTAAAAAATCTATCAATGATAATTCCTTAGTAGAATTTATTGATATTGGAGGCC is from Blattabacterium cuenoti and encodes:
- the purF gene encoding amidophosphoribosyltransferase; protein product: MISQLSPSILKNSCLDKFHDECGVFGIYSPYKIDTFSLIQFGLFALQHRGQEACGFSVLRDGFIISHKSEGLVLDFFRKISNSECYHGNAVIGHTRYSTEGGQSKKNIQPFFGEDSYGRSTISIVHNGNLVNAQYIRKKLEYQGINFISEYSDSEVILRLIQKYLPESNNSLEKAIQKTTTDIKGAYSVIVLMDNKMAAFRDPNGIRPLCYGMLNEETYIFSSETCGIDSVGGFYVRDLFPGEIIIVDKKSVQFSILTERKNTKRRICSFEYIYFSRPDSLIENINVYKIREKSGEKLYEQHPVEADVVIGVPDSGVPASIGYSKASGIPFKPILVKNKYIGRSFILPKQEMREKMVNLKLNPILYEIKGKRIVIIDDSIVRGTTSRRLVYILRKAGAKEIHFRSASPPIIGPCYLGVDTPSKKDLISYNYIDKKNIAKILNVDSLEFLSMDNFIDILGSIHYCFGCFTGNYPIQKTH
- the purM gene encoding phosphoribosylformylglycinamidine cyclo-ligase is translated as MKKINMTICKMNNILKNTYNNRVISMLDHFAGFYKIYECGYKEPILVSGVDGVGTKLRLAIDYKKYDVIGEDCFAMCANDVLCHGAIPLFFLDYLACGKLDSIIVEKIVQGIANSCKKTNTCLIGGETAEMPGIYQKNDYDIAGFCVGIVEKDHLVDGKKLIQEGDILIGLPSSGVHSNGFSVIRNIFSEEDFMKSFQEKPFYETLLIPTRIYHFPIHVLLKKFMIHGLSHITGGGISDNLYRILPKNLSAVVEKEKIPIQPVFNYIQKKANLSENKMWNTFNMGVGMIVAVSFEEKDSVLEKLNTLGEKPFVLGKIIKGNKKVFLK
- a CDS encoding formyltransferase family protein produces the protein MKKIAILVSGKGTNMKHILEAIESGILHNFVVNLVISDRWCIAIQYALKKNIIVFSLIRTNKKSISKEIDNILGIYIPDIIILSGFLSILDAEFCKKWTRKVINIHPSLLPKYGGKGMYGIKIHQEVIKNRDKISGATVHYVTKDVDLGDIILKQTCKIDSEETPISLSKKISMIEKQILIQSINQLF